The nucleotide window tctttttttatagtatACTAACAGATAATATTTTTCCTATTTACTCATATTTCCTTATTTCATATTTCCCTAGTAAgttttacttcaattaagtactaaaataatttaatacttAATgatatgaaaatttaaatattcaaCATTATCGTTTTAGGCGTTGTGTTAATTATTCATTTGTTATATGCTTAGATCTTTTCGAAGTATTTCTGTGCCATATAGTCTATTTTTTGTGTTACCATAAGTTTGTACATAAGTGTCCTTGTGAGCATTAGTTTCTATGTTCTAATGTCACACTGTAGTGTTTTATTGTGTTGCTTTTTAATTGTTTGCTTAATTGTCCATTAGGGACTTCTGTTTCATATGTTTGTAAGGTGTGTAGTTGTTCAGATGATGCAGTGCGTGTAAGTGGACAGCAAATTAGCAAATTACTAGTTTGTTATGTCTTTTTAAGtgaacatttttgttttgtttttagttttgtggTTGTAACAATTGGAATAGTTGTTTTTTGTAATGACACTTAAGTCAATTAACTTCATCTATCTATAACAGTTTCGTTTGTGCTGTTATATGTCCGTGTGCgcaagtaaaaataattttcgcgaaaagaaCTTACGCAGCGGGCTTTTTTAGCCACTAGTACAATAGTAacattaagttttttaaatatttagacgcATACCTAGATAATCTATTCTTAATTAGAATAAATGCTAAAAAaccattttattattattataaaataagCAGAAGCTTTTCGAACTACGTTCGTCTTCAGTGCAAAAATGTACAAGTATAAATTCGTCTTATGAAAAACATCGGCTACTAACAGCTTGTTAATAGGTTAAGTGGTATTGTTATTTAAGCATTTTTATCAACACTGTGAgctaaaaaaatgcatttaattacataaaaatattaggaactTACAATCCAGCAACAACAGCACAGCCATAATAAGAATATAAGGGATGCTACAATAATTAAGATAATCAGCCAAATAGGCCAGTCATCTTCATCATGATCGTCATGAACAACAAACACGACATGAGTgaactaaataaaaatacatcgtATAAAACACGTGGTATAAAACACGTCGGTTCAAACACGTCGGATAAAACATGTCGTATAAAGCTTGTCGTAGAAAAGACATTGTATAAAAGACGTCGTATAAGACACGTCGTATAAAACACGTCGTATAAACGTCAAAGAAACATCATAAAACAAGTCGAGTAACAAAACccttaaaaataacattatggAGGCACGTCTTTTGCTTGATAAGAATACAGTAAATCATTGAATGCTCATTGTAGACGCTTCAGgcgttcttattaatttgagtTAGGAGttgggaaataaaaaaaacatactttaaaaaaaacattacggGAAGCGCCTAATAACCGACGGCAGATATGCATATTCAGTTGAAGCGCttgtttgtattttcttttaaaataagagAGTTATGCAGCAGGACTGCTTGTTTTGCAAAGGGCGCTTGTTTAATTATTTCCAATAATGGAAAGCGTTAAAGTGAAAGCTACGTTTATAGAAACATTTACCGTTCCGTTGCCAAAATGTTTTCCTATCTCTGCTGTATCACCTCCTTGTAATAACTTCAAAAGTTCTACTACTGCAGCATTTGTCAAATCTTTATTTGGCTCCTTACTGGACTTGTAGCTGATGTAAAATTTTACAACAGCTGTTTCATCAGGGCTGCTTTTACAATTTCCTAAGTTCATTACAATCACTTGATCCGCGCCTGTACTTTTCTCcacattttttgacaaaactttAGCAAGTCCTTCTCTAAATTCTGgggaatatttacaaaaatctttCCATAGCATTGTTAACGTCACGTTGCCGTAGAAATCTGGTTTGTCGGGAGAATCTGTTGTGTACAGGCGTTCTGTAGTGGCGATTGTCGGTTCTTTCGTTGTCGGTAGGCTGGTGCTTGTTAAGGGTGTATCTGTGGGTTTCTTTGTCGTAGCATTTGTGTTAAGCCCTTCCGTTGTAGCATTTGTTATTGGACTATCTGTTGGTTTTGATGTAGTGTTTGATTGTGTTGTAGTTTTAGGCTTCTCTGTTGTTTCTTTGGTAGGTGGAAGAACTGCTACAGAGGAGGACATTACAGTTGATGTTGAAGGACTCGGTTCTATGGACTTTGTTGGCGTTGTAGATGACTGAGTTTCTGATTTAGTACTGGACGAGCTGGTGCTACTTTTAGTTGGAGTTGCTTCAATACTAGTTAATGACTTTGACGCCGATGTTGATGATTTTGACGCAGATGTTGATGATTTTGTCGCCGATCTTGATGATCTTGTCACCGACGGTAACGTACTTGAAGGCGGCAAAACTTTAGTCACACCTATAAAAATGAACAATTTCAAAGTAGGGTATTTAAAAAACCATTTATTAGAATCTAACTTGGTTGAAATACTGTTAATCCGATTAGATTTCATATGATATTAAATAAACACGCGTTCTTCTGTTGTACTACACACATAACTTTACATTTCGAAGTGATCAAATGATATCACATACGGGTAAAGTTGTTTCAACAATATGTTGAATAACAGTActaatataaaacaaaacttaacATCTTTGAAACTTACTAAGGATTGTGCTTGCAGACGATCCTATCTGATAAGAAGAACTTTTCAGTGCTGGTGTACTTCTTGATGTGCTTAGAGTGACTTCAATTGTTGGTGATGTTTGAACTTCAGTAGACGAAGGAAGTAAGGTGGCTATTGGCTCTGTAGTTGAAGATGTAACTACCATACTGTCGCTAATGGATATAAGGGACATCGATTTTATATTTGAAGCTGATATGCTTCTTTGAGGGCTGTTAGAAGAACTAAGAACCATGCTGACTTCAATTGAAGGCGTGAATAATCTAGTCTTAATTGTAGCACTAGTTGATACAGATTCTCGTCTTGTTGTTGGCGCGATTTTTATAGAAGTGGAAACTTTTTCCTCCACTTGTGAAGATATTATTGGTAAGGAGGAACTTGATGAAACTAAAAGGTAGAATCGGATTAGTATTTTCTTTCAATGATGTCTAGCGTATTTTGCATATCAAAAACACATTCTCTTAGGGTGATAACAATGTTCTTGCAGAAGGGTGTGCGTTTAACGTTtaacgttttcttttttaatgttttaataacttaacaaaaataatttaacgttTTAATAACGTTTTCTTTTACCGTGTTGTGTTCATTGCTAAAGTGTAAAATAGATTATCTATTATCACATTCAATGTTGTGGTAATAGAGAGCTGATGAAGAATATTTCTATGTTAACTAACCCTTTTGTTTAGAAAATCTGGACCAAAAAGCTTAACAAAATATGATAGGGTGCAATAATTTCAGTTATTCGTGCATTTCAAGAGTGCAATGGGCGACAAAGACAGAGAATACACGTATCTAAAATGGTAAATTACAGTATGCTGATGTCTGATTTGTTAGGCCAGATGAAATTGAAGGTAAATATGATATTGAAGGTTTCAAGGATAGTAATGTAGCAGATGGTATTCTTGTATCTGTGGATGAATAGGTAGCTAAATACACAAATAATACTCTTCTATATATACTTTATTGGAAAAGCCTTCGGCATATGACCTAGGTGCACTAACATATATTACACGTGTGAGATTTTCCCTAACTCCATTTTACAAATTTGCAAAAGTAGGTCagctatcatgttcaagaaatgataagctTTGAATGATAATGGAACACTGAACAGAGAAAATAGTGCGATAGTGCGtgcgataaattaaaaaaattaaaacattgaaacatttttaGCGGGAACCCCTATACAAAGGCGATAATGAAACAACGAACAACGTATGCATGGTTGTGTAATGCAATGATTTGTTACTAATACAATATTGCACTGTGCTGTGAATTTATGCGCGTAAATTGTATGATATATTATGTGTAGCTATGCAATCTGGTGTAGCAGTAATACAGTGTTGTGCTGTCAGATATTTTGATGACTAAGAGTAGTGTACGGTATTAAAGGGCATAAATTGTATGGTATGTTATGTGCAGTTATGCAGTCTTGTGCGGCAGTTACATAGTGTTTATATAGTAGCAAAGAGTGTTGTGCGGTGTTACGCAGTCTTGCATAACAATTTCCTGTGCAGATAATCTAGCGTGCAGTGCCAATATAATGTCTACGTACTAGAGCTTGCAGAATGCATCGTTGATGTTGCATCCATGGAGCTTCTTGTAATAACTGTGGTGTACATTTCCATTGAAATATAGCTTGTTAATGCTTTGCTGTTACTTTTAACTGTGGAAAGGGCTAAATATTAGGTAATGTTTTGTAATATTGTAATGTTGGTAAATGTAAGATAGTACTCGCTTTTTGTATAAATACTgggattgtatttttttttggcaaatttgttactgatttaaaaaaaaagattttttctgaGAAATTGttgcttattaaaagaaaaaagggaAGTGGCGTTTAATCTCACCTATAGTTTGTTTAACCTTCACTGTTTGAAAAATAATCTCTATAATTACGGGTATCATTAAATGCATTCCTGTATTAATGATAcccttattttgttaaaaatggtaGCAGAATTTCTCCTGCTAATGATGCACCAAATAGCTTTTCCCaggatataaaaaaatcttaattttcaaagggCTAGTAACtagctaatatatatatatactatatgcGCTCAGGTTATAAAACAGTGAAGCCATTTCAAAAACTCGAAAAAACTACAATGCACTGTGCAAGATGAAGGCAATATTTGAATAGTAGCTCAGTTGTTGAAGAAATTCTAAGGCATTTGATGTAACTTAAAAAACGGTTTTAAATGTTTAACTCAAAAATGGTTTATGGTAcctaaaatttaagataaactAACAAAACTGTACAGAAGATGTTTATGGTTATTTGTGACAATTTGGGCACCCTATTTTCttgaaaagtcaaaaaaatgtgTCAGTGTGAATGGGAAAATTATATGTGGTGTTtgttaaaagaaataacattactGTAGGCCGACGTTTGACTTGGTGCATCAGATGAAATTAATGATGAGGATGTCGAAAGCTTTAAGGACATCAAAGAAGGGGTTGCGTTTAATGTGTCTGTGGTTGGATGGATAGCTAAATGTACAAATAGtactttaaacatttattttttgcttttttaatgcAACTTTTTTCTTACTTATTGGTGAATGTCATCTTCTTGTAATTAGCAGTTTCAGAAGCTCTAGGTATTTTGCAGTACAATGGTAACTTGAGTTGCTGTAGTTAGTAAATAAGGTTACGCAATCAATTATGTAGCTATTTTGAGCTTTTCGTCAATAGTTTATGATGCGTTTTGGAAAGATACTAGCCTAAAATATGATCACAGACAAGGAAATGATAAATTCAATGTTTTGTAAAGACTGTGGTAGATCATTTAAATAATAATACCTAGAATGTTTACGACAGACGactttataataaaaacaattgttCCATAGCACACGCAAATAGATAGTGACCACTTAACGCAAAGAGTGATGcaaaagtcttatttatttcTGGTAGAGAATCTACGaagtaaattgaaaaaaaaaaaaaaaaattagtgttgAGCGAGTGTGCTTGTGGGAACGAAACATGTATGAATAAATTACTGCATACTGCTGTTTGGTTTGATGGATCAGATGAAATTTATGTATATgacattaaattttataatgatACTACGGTAGCAGTTGGATTTGATGTATCTGTAGCTGGATGCGTGGTTAGTTAGATAAGTAATAGCTCCCACCATTCTTTCAACGTTTTTTATTCATTTCCAAACCAGTTCAGTAGACCTCAgtcatcaaaacatttttgtagaTATTCAAATCAAGACCTGCAACCAATCTCGCGCCTTTTTATTGTCATAAAGACATAGAAAATCAAGCTTATTAGTTGTGATGATTCAAAACCCAGACCCATCTCATCAAGTAGCAATTAAATTAACGTAACTCAATCCGTGCTATTTGACACTTAACAAAAGATATCATGCTTTATGCTGGTATGCTGGTACTGTTAAGTTAAACAATCGATTACCACATATACAGATTGTTGTAACTAGAAGAGAATTCTGCTATGTTAAAAAGGAATTAATAGTGTTATAATATGCGAGGTCTATAGAATCTAAAAATTTGCGGTTTATTACTTTTACCTGTGGGcctaatgaatttaaaaatatgcgGATACTGAAAAGAATGGGATGCAATTAGTACATTCGTTGCCATGTATGCTGCCTTTTTGTACGGTTTGGGTGTGTTGTGCATTTGACTGAAAATATATTATGGTGTAAGCAAATTGCTGTGCTGGACAATCAAACGTGCAGTGCGAAAAAATGATTACATACTAATGAAAGAGGAATGCGCTGTTGTTTTTGTCTCCATGGAGCTTCCTTTAAGAATTGGACTTGATGGTTCCATTGAAGTAGATCTTGTTCCAACTTTACTGTTGCTACTTACCAAAACTGTGTGAAGAACGAAATACGTGTTATTGACAGctaattatttttcttatttatatagATGCGTCTAAAGGGATGCCTGTGCAAGTGATATTGAAAGACGTATGGTTTTTGTGTAAAAATGTAATGAAGATACTTACTCTGAAATAGTAGGATGTAACctttttaacaataataaaacCCCTTATAAATTTTAGAGTAACGaagtattattttattgttaggtggcaaaaataaattcaaaatgattattagtgcgaaaaaaaaattctcaatctgaaatgtgaaaaataattaaaatacggaagaatgtaaatttaaataatttttaaatatttttttgtaaaacatttCGCTTTCTTAAGATTTCAGAAGAGGTTAATGCATTTTTAAGCTCTTGAAAACGTTGatagataaaaattttaaatacggTAAAAATATTTCGCAGTTAAGTTGtgcatgacaaaaaaaattatgtgcgGATATTATAAGTCATTAATACCCGATTGAAATGAAGTGGTTGATTCAGATCCAGTTATGACGGATGTCAAAGATAAAGGTGGAGATAAGGTTGCTGTTGATGTTGATGAAATTGATGATGATGTACTTTCTGACGACCTTGGAAATATTAACGTGTTTTCTACGGATTGTGCGCTTGAACTTGTTATAGTTGTTAATAACGACATGAGCAGAGTTCTTGATGTTGACATTGACAGAACACTGGATGGTGCCAGAGTTTCCAGAGGTGACGTGATTATTGTTGTTGATATTGTTAAAGATGATACAGCCGATGTTTCTAATGTTATTGAAGATGTGCTTGCAGATGACATACCTGATGACGCTGATGGGAGTGAGGTTTTTGAAGTCGATGATGCCATAAATGATGCACTTGCTGCTATTAAACTAGTTGGAGAAGGAGGGCTTGCTGTTGCTGATTGTCTTGGAGATGAAATGGATGAAATGCTTAACGTCGAAGCTGGAATGCTTGACATAACAATCGTTGCTGAAAAAATACCTGTTTCTGAGGGCGCAGAATTTGATGCTGAAGGCGAATAACTTGACGTTGTCGGTATAACCGGTGTTGGAGAGAAAGAACTTGACGCTGGTAATAGGGTGCTTGAAGCTGTAGATGTCGAAGTTAATGTGGAGTATGAAGTACTTGATGTTGAAGGTGGAATTCTCGACGTTGATGAGCTAGTTTCTATTGAAGTGCTAGGAGGAGACTTACTTGACgatgctaaaataaaaatatagaaactGGACTTTTAGAGAGATGGAGTCACAAACGAAAGATTGATAACATAATTTGACAATGTTTGGTTGCAAgttgtctttaatttttttatttggctATTTTGGAAACACACATGGAATAAAAAATACCCATATAAATTCACAGTCTCTTGTCCTAATATATCTTAATAGCGGAAATAGTGACATAGTTTCTTTCATTCATCCTTTACTTTCCTTCATACGTAAAAATATAGATTTTGACGACTACAAAAATAACTGCGAGCCTCTGAAAGCAATCCAAATAGTGTAGATTTTGGCATCTTTAATTGCAATTACCCCCACTCTGATTCGGTACACTATGTTCAATTCACACTTAGTTTATAAACTGTTTACAATTCATGTTACCTGGACAAACACCTAAGTTGCATGACTGTGTAGCTGTTTCCACGTCAGGGTATGACCTTCCTTTACATGTACTCTTTGTGCAACTTTTCTTAGGCGGATCCACACAATTTCGAGTTCTTGTCCTAACTCCTGCATCACATGATTTAGAGCATGCACCCCAATTAGACCATTCTGTCCAAAAATTCAGAGCACCTAAAAAACAAGAATGAAGAAATTAACTTGAATAGTCATTAGAATATTATTGGCTGACTATCTATTTTTGTCTGATAAAAAAGAGAATCCAAGAGTTGTATTCTTGCACACTGGAGGATGTCTGCTTTATTATACAGCTGTTTATCCACATTAGTCAAATTCAGGACAGTTTGAACATGGAGTTGTATGTTGAACTTCTTGAAGCCTATCTTGGCATGAATATTAAAAATCCAATTGAATCAGTTCTGCAAATAGTTCATtatatgtttattaaaaaaattcagaattGCAATTGAAGTGTAAAGATGCAAGAGATCTTTTTACGCTGATACCCAGGAAGATGGATCCATCCTCCTAGCCGATACTAAACAATCTAATTGTATTTTAAAGGAAATTCTCACCTGTGCTTATACAAGTGAAATTAACTACGATGTATTTGCTTTTGGATGGACATGGATCTCCCCAAACATCAACTTTACATTCATCTTGGAAATTAAACGCTAGAAAAGGATGTAAAAGATGGAATTTTTTCTAATAACAGCTTAAAAAACGAATTACAATAATTTATTCCTCTCAATGTTAGAATATAAGATACAAACCATATTTCCAGAGATTTTTGgatcagtttttaaaaaaaaaaaaattcaaaagaaaaaCCTGAACCTTTCTTATCAGCTTATTTTAGGTGTAGAGGAGCTATGTAGTTGAGATTGAAAGCGACCTTGACTTCCAAGGaaattcaaaagtatactatAAACTttcctttctttaaaaaaagtacatataAAAATCATTGTCTCATCAGTATGAGTGATTTAGATTTCGcatataaacttttatttttatgcaaCAGCTACCTGTATTTTAAAATTACACCGTGCATCCTGACGTTTTAAACACcaattttaaaaagattctATTCCCTATTCTTTCCCTACTTTAAAGATCGCCGCCTTTAAGCCACGGGGACATGGAACAATTTTGgcacattaattttttttttgcaatcatctaaaaaattatgtcttcAAGCATCCATGCTACAAATAACATCTCTATCAAAACAAGGGAAATATTTAGCCAGTCCTAAGTGCTTCAAAAGCACTAATACCCTAGTGTATATCCAAGCTATATGGTTTAAAATGTAGTTACAACAACTTATAATTAATTATCTTACATGCTTTTAGCGTACACTCTGTTTCGTTGTCACAAAGTCTTTTTGCATTATCCAATTGAGATTCTGCCAATGTTGCATTTGGTACGCAGTCAGTTATAGTACCACTCGGGTTTTTACAATCTATTGTACTTGTTCTTCCAAAAAAGGCACCGGTTATACTTAAAACTcctacaaaagaaaaattgtggGTTAGTGTACTTCATATGTGACGTATGGTTTAGCAGTTgcgtacacatttttttaaaataagttcttttttgtctgacgctgggtgtttgtttgtttgttcgtgAATTTGTGGAGTTCTTCGGATACCTgtgtaattttagatttaatgtTCAACATAAAGCGAAGTGTGGTTCTAAACGAAAGAACAACACAAAAGTACGACGTGCTCGAAGTCCAACAATTTGTTGATGAAATGAATTTACAAGAACTgtcaaatattttattgttttacgAGCCTTgtgttcaaaaaagaaaaaaaaacttagctTTTACCTTTACGTAGAATTTCCGCGATTGAAAAATTATTCGAGGTTCGAAATATTTTTAAGGTGTTCTTAGTTTTGGGGCAAATCTCAGCCTAAATGTATATGTAGCAGATTCTTTTAAGAAGGAAACTCGTGTTATAAGTTTAAATTAAATATCTTTCCCTTAATAAGAATtccaaaattctaaccaggctgaTCATTATTCTCATTTCTgcattgttcttatatttttataaatcacATCATTTTCTATGATTTTCCACAAAAATTACATACCAATTGGTGAATGTTGTTTAAAACATTTACAAGTTCCTAATAAACGTCACCACACAAACTGTCATAAATAAGTGGACTGTACGAATACTAAGTGTGAAAATAGCAATGACCTGGCTGTTTGATTGATTATGTTGAATAAAGGGATGAAGTTAAACATGCTGAAGATAAACACTTAATCATACATACCGCCGCTCTTGCATGTTATTTTCCGTGTTAGCCCTGTACAAATTCTTTCTGTACATTGGTTATTTAAACCGCAATCTAAAAGCAAGATAAGAATT belongs to Hydractinia symbiolongicarpus strain clone_291-10 chromosome 1, HSymV2.1, whole genome shotgun sequence and includes:
- the LOC130638112 gene encoding serine-rich adhesin for platelets-like isoform X4, with translation MGLKVIFIDFIFIILLHHGYSQLDCGLNNQCTERICTGLTRKITCKSGGVLSITGAFFGRTSTIDCKNPSGTITDCVPNATLAESQLDNAKRLCDNETECTLKASFNFQDECKVDVWGDPCPSKSKYIVVNFTCISTGALNFWTEWSNWGACSKSCDAGVRTRTRNCVDPPKKSCTKSTCKGRSYPDVETATQSCNLGVCPASSSKSPPSTSIETSSSTSRIPPSTSSTSYSTLTSTSTASSTLLPASSSFSPTPVIPTTSSYSPSASNSAPSETGIFSATIVMSSIPASTLSISSISSPRQSATASPPSPTSLIAASASFMASSTSKTSLPSASSGMSSASTSSITLETSAVSSLTISTTIITSPLETLAPSSVLSMSTSRTLLMSLLTTITSSSAQSVENTLIFPRSSESTSSSISSTSTATLSPPLSLTSVITGSESTTSFQSVLVSSNSKVGTRSTSMEPSSPILKGSSMETKTTAHSSFIIKSNSKALTSYISMEMYTTVITRSSMDATSTMHSASSTTYSSTDTRIPSATLLSLKPSISYLPSISSGLTNQTSAYFSSSSSLPIISSQVEEKVSTSIKIAPTTRRESVSTSATIKTRLFTPSIEVSMVLSSSNSPQRSISASNIKSMSLISISDSMVVTSSTTEPIATLLPSSTEVQTSPTIEVTLSTSRSTPALKSSSYQIGSSASTILSVTKVLPPSSTLPSVTRSSRSATKSSTSASKSSTSASKSLTSIEATPTKSSTSSSSTKSETQSSTTPTKSIEPSPSTSTVMSSSVAVLPPTKETTEKPKTTTQSNTTSKPTDSPITNATTEGLNTNATTKKPTDTPLTSTSLPTTKEPTIATTERLYTTDSPDKPDFYGNVTLTMLWKDFCKYSPEFREGLAKVLSKNVEKSTGADQVIVMNLGNCKSSPDETAVVKFYISYKSSKEPNKDLTNAAVVELLKLLQGGDTAEIGKHFGNGTFTHVVFVVHDDHDEDDWPIWLIILIIVASLIFLLWLCCCCWIFCGKKEKEPVKRKYTFQHIDPLGIPHVKISDENGNAKPTYTSTMTVTVRPKSPAATHFDNPAYEMNEYPPTPSFGFRPVNVKLVNLKSGDDSDIEKKPDSGSDSSSDDEKSPPSPETTKVYLDGKLVQEIPVLEKATEL
- the LOC130638112 gene encoding mucin-2-like isoform X12, which encodes MGLKVIFIDFIFIILLHHGYSQLDCGLNNQCTERICTGLTRKITCKSGGVLSITGAFFGRTSTIDCKNPSGTITDCVPNATLAESQLDNAKRLCDNETECTLKASFNFQDECKVDVWGDPCPSKSKYIVVNFTCISTGALNFWTEWSNWGACSKSCDAGVRTRTRNCVDPPKKSCTKSTCKGRSYPDVETATQSCNLGVCPASSSKSPPSTSIETSSSTSRIPPSTSSTSYSTLTSTSTASSTLLPASSSFSPTPVIPTTSSYSPSASNSAPSETGIFSATIVMSSIPASTLSISSISSPRQSATASPPSPTSLIAASASFMASSTSKTSLPSASSVSSSSSLPIISSQVEEKVSTSIKIAPTTRRESVSTSATIKTRLFTPSIEVSMVLSSSNSPQRSISASNIKSMSLISISDSMVVTSSTTEPIATLLPSSTEVQTSPTIEVTLSTSRSTPALKSSSYQIGSSASTILSVTKVLPPSSTLPSVTRSSRSATKSSTSASKSSTSASKSLTSIEATPTKSSTSSSSTKSETQSSTTPTKSIEPSPSTSTVMSSSVAVLPPTKETTEKPKTTTQSNTTSKPTDSPITNATTEGLNTNATTKKPTDTPLTSTSLPTTKEPTIATTERLYTTDSPDKPDFYGNVTLTMLWKDFCKYSPEFREGLAKVLSKNVEKSTGADQVIVMNLGNCKSSPDETAVVKFYISYKSSKEPNKDLTNAAVVELLKLLQGGDTAEIGKHFGNGTFTHVVFVVHDDHDEDDWPIWLIILIIVASLIFLLWLCCCCWIFCGKKEKEPVKRKYTFQHIDPLGIPHVKISDENGNAKPTYTSTMTVTVRPKSPAATHFDNPAYEMNEYPPTPSFGFRPVNVKLVNLKSGDDSDIEKKPDSGSDSSSDDEKSPPSPETTKVYLDGKLVQEIPVLEKATEL